The following coding sequences lie in one Desulfobacterales bacterium genomic window:
- a CDS encoding glycosyltransferase family 2 protein, whose amino-acid sequence MNQQYYKLSIVTTLYFSAHYIKEFYDRVTKSAKKITDDYEIIFVNDGSPDNSLEVALSILNEDNHVKIIDLSKNFGHYKAIMTGLTYAKGEYLFLIDCDLEEEPELLTQFWEEYHRLSNVDVVYGIQKVRKGRAFERISGGLFYTLINYLSGEAMPKNILTTRLMSKRYVLSLVSHKEKELFLAGLFYITGYNQHPIFVTKHSKGSTTYSFSKKMAVALNSITSFSDKPLQFIFNVGSIISLLSFCYIVYRIFSYVFFSKTLLGWASLIVSIWFLGGLNILFIGIIGIYLSKVFMEVKDRPYTIIKHIYEKL is encoded by the coding sequence ATGAATCAACAATATTATAAATTATCAATTGTTACAACATTATATTTTTCGGCTCATTATATTAAAGAATTTTATGATAGGGTGACTAAATCTGCAAAAAAAATAACCGATGATTATGAAATTATTTTTGTAAATGACGGATCTCCTGATAATTCTTTAGAAGTAGCGTTATCAATCTTAAATGAAGATAACCATGTTAAAATAATAGATCTTTCTAAAAATTTTGGCCATTATAAAGCAATAATGACAGGCCTTACCTACGCCAAAGGGGAATATCTTTTTTTAATAGACTGTGACCTTGAAGAAGAACCAGAACTCCTTACTCAATTTTGGGAAGAATATCATAGGCTTAGTAATGTTGATGTCGTTTATGGAATTCAAAAAGTTAGAAAAGGTAGAGCCTTTGAAAGGATTTCGGGCGGTTTATTTTATACGCTGATAAATTATTTATCAGGAGAAGCAATGCCTAAAAATATTCTTACTACAAGATTGATGAGCAAAAGATATGTTCTGAGTTTAGTTTCTCATAAGGAAAAAGAATTATTTTTAGCTGGTTTGTTTTATATAACAGGCTATAATCAGCACCCAATTTTTGTAACAAAACATAGTAAGGGAAGTACGACGTACAGTTTCAGTAAAAAAATGGCTGTAGCTCTTAATTCCATTACATCATTTAGTGATAAGCCGTTGCAGTTTATCTTTAATGTCGGTTCTATTATTTCATTGTTGTCTTTTTGCTATATTGTTTATAGAATTTTTTCATATGTTTTCTTTTCTAAAACTTTATTAGGTTGGGCATCTTTGATTGTTTCAATATGGTTTTTAGGAGGTTTAAACATCCTTTTTATTGGTATTATAGGGATATATCTCTCAAAAGTGTTTATGGAAGTAAAAGATAGACCTTATACCATTATTAAACATATTTATGAAAAATTATAA
- a CDS encoding methyltransferase domain-containing protein: protein MNYLIRFLYLARDISSRKMFEILKKYCSGNVLDVGGGNFYKTVIKKNIQFTKWVVLEHFSVSSNDERIIHVFADGCEMPFQDKSFDTVLNIQVLEHVFEPQKMVEEISRVLKPKGYAIFLIPQTSTIHFMPGHFSHYYNFTRFWIEESLRRAGLKQELILPIGGVWSSMLSHIIYFFFQSVGYTGMSHKECKRNIFFYFFYPLMIVFAFLCIPFVLIFSFGDLSEEPNNHLVVAQKD, encoded by the coding sequence ATGAATTATTTGATTCGTTTTTTGTATTTAGCTCGAGATATAAGCTCAAGAAAGATGTTTGAGATTTTAAAAAAATATTGTAGCGGTAATGTATTAGATGTTGGAGGTGGTAATTTTTATAAAACAGTGATAAAAAAAAATATTCAATTTACAAAATGGGTAGTATTAGAACATTTTTCTGTATCTTCAAATGATGAGCGTATAATTCATGTTTTTGCTGACGGATGTGAAATGCCTTTTCAAGATAAATCGTTTGATACGGTTTTAAATATTCAGGTTCTTGAACATGTTTTTGAGCCTCAAAAAATGGTTGAAGAGATATCACGAGTTTTAAAGCCAAAAGGGTACGCTATTTTTTTAATTCCACAGACTTCTACAATTCATTTTATGCCCGGCCATTTTTCTCATTATTACAATTTTACGCGCTTTTGGATAGAGGAATCTTTACGCAGAGCAGGATTAAAACAAGAGCTTATTTTGCCTATTGGGGGAGTATGGTCAAGTATGCTCTCACATATTATATATTTTTTTTTTCAGAGTGTTGGATATACGGGGATGTCACATAAAGAATGTAAAAGAAATATATTTTTTTATTTTTTTTATCCGTTAATGATAGTTTTTGCATTTTTATGTATCCCATTTGTACTTATTTTTTCTTTTGGAGATTTAAGCGAAGAACCTAATAATCATTTAGTTGTAGCTCAAAAGGATTGA
- a CDS encoding PilN domain-containing protein, translating into MDIKKFLLKNFFNKIIYLGSKEYIIYNNGKIDDLSKNQKANLVIIGKEHYFETSKSFPFGNLNDIRSAINTDILKVSPFETDLFFFAKKKSQHDSTDVNIWFIDNSVIDKISFALPYLIIPETALLSFLFNKNDAIYMINLDENKCLYAYTSERGDIKSIVDVQTDQAFEKFLKLVGSKGKNSSLKKINLFKDYTDLLYESILKAPVSFLFRFVNPYLLSISLYKKYIFSTIYSVIIMFFLYTGATAFIPYYAEQKLKEEDSKLSKELHLILQKKDMLDAYFYKQNALAEALSNYTYKVPLLNLLYKTVQEGTLIRRISISGNVVELNGLSKKASEFLSLFSKEKNVKNAKFTAPVMQDLGTGMENFYISFVYLKK; encoded by the coding sequence GTGGATATAAAAAAATTTTTATTAAAAAATTTTTTTAATAAAATTATATATTTAGGCTCAAAAGAATATATAATATATAATAATGGAAAGATTGACGATTTATCTAAAAACCAAAAAGCTAATTTAGTTATTATCGGAAAAGAACATTATTTTGAAACTTCAAAATCTTTTCCTTTTGGGAATTTAAATGATATTCGTTCAGCCATCAATACAGATATATTAAAAGTTTCTCCATTTGAGACAGATTTATTTTTTTTTGCAAAAAAGAAAAGCCAACATGATTCTACAGATGTTAATATTTGGTTTATTGACAATAGTGTTATTGATAAAATATCTTTCGCATTACCATACCTTATTATTCCTGAAACAGCGCTACTTTCTTTTCTTTTTAACAAGAACGATGCGATTTATATGATAAATTTAGACGAAAATAAATGTTTATATGCATATACGAGTGAAAGAGGAGATATAAAAAGCATAGTTGATGTTCAAACAGATCAGGCTTTTGAAAAATTTTTAAAGTTAGTGGGTTCAAAGGGTAAAAACAGCTCTTTAAAAAAAATAAATTTATTTAAAGATTATACTGATTTATTATATGAATCAATATTAAAAGCGCCTGTCTCTTTTCTGTTTAGATTTGTTAATCCCTATCTTTTATCAATAAGTCTTTATAAAAAATATATTTTTTCAACGATATATTCCGTTATAATTATGTTTTTTTTATATACAGGTGCTACTGCTTTTATCCCTTATTACGCAGAACAGAAATTAAAAGAAGAGGATTCCAAGCTTTCGAAGGAACTTCATTTGATTCTTCAAAAAAAGGATATGCTTGATGCTTATTTTTATAAACAAAATGCTCTTGCCGAAGCTCTTTCAAATTATACTTATAAAGTTCCTTTATTAAATTTGCTATATAAAACAGTGCAAGAAGGTACTTTAATTAGAAGAATATCTATATCAGGTAATGTTGTTGAACTTAATGGATTATCAAAGAAAGCTTCTGAATTTCTTTCTTTGTTTTCCAAGGAAAAAAATGTTAAAAATGCAAAATTTACTGCTCCTGTTATGCAAGATTTAGGAACTGGAATGGAAAATTTTTATATATCGTTTGTGTATTTAAAAAAGTAA
- a CDS encoding general secretion pathway protein GspK translates to MNSEFKIIIFNEKGYALPLALAISFIILLISISIASSVRSKIKCVFEIQNRTQAYIKSYSAINEVFYDMTTSVFNTYSMDIYENGKVSKRWNLYGNPIEIEKGITVKIRHASGMISPIFQLDYLRSFIEKISNNTEKTAKFIDSFLDWQDADNLKHLNGSEAFDYKTQGFNYAPRNFYIQVKEEMKLILGFDEEIYDKIKDEILYWGASVEPNYLLMSENLLRTLFSDSGYIDKIIELRSKDEISEDGFEKLADISIENDGFFASTLPYVVVDVSAEVGESVDSIQTVIFRQQTLKAPFTIIEWRR, encoded by the coding sequence ATGAATTCTGAATTTAAAATAATTATTTTTAACGAAAAAGGTTATGCTTTACCCCTTGCGTTGGCAATATCATTTATTATACTTTTGATATCCATTTCAATAGCTTCTTCTGTAAGGAGCAAAATTAAATGCGTATTTGAAATACAAAATAGAACTCAAGCATATATCAAATCCTATTCTGCTATAAACGAGGTATTTTATGACATGACAACAAGCGTTTTTAATACCTATAGCATGGATATTTATGAAAATGGAAAAGTAAGTAAAAGATGGAATCTCTACGGAAATCCTATTGAAATTGAAAAAGGAATTACAGTTAAGATACGCCATGCGTCTGGAATGATATCTCCTATATTTCAGCTCGACTACTTACGATCTTTTATTGAAAAAATTTCTAATAATACTGAAAAAACAGCTAAATTTATAGATTCATTTTTAGATTGGCAGGATGCTGACAATTTAAAGCATTTAAATGGATCTGAAGCATTTGATTATAAAACACAGGGTTTTAATTATGCGCCCCGTAATTTTTATATTCAGGTTAAAGAAGAAATGAAGTTAATTTTGGGTTTTGACGAAGAAATTTATGATAAAATTAAAGATGAAATACTCTATTGGGGGGCGTCAGTTGAGCCAAATTATCTTTTAATGAGCGAAAATCTTTTAAGAACTCTTTTTAGTGATAGCGGATATATTGATAAAATAATTGAGCTTAGGAGCAAAGACGAAATATCTGAAGATGGTTTTGAAAAATTAGCCGATATCTCTATCGAAAATGACGGTTTTTTTGCTTCTACACTTCCTTATGTTGTGGTAGATGTGTCAGCAGAAGTTGGAGAGTCCGTTGATAGTATTCAAACAGTTATTTTTAGACAGCAGACTTTAAAAGCACCTTTTACGATTATTGAGTGGAGAAGATAG
- a CDS encoding prepilin-type N-terminal cleavage/methylation domain-containing protein: protein MNFDFKGQRTNGFSLVEVLISTIILSLIVFIVSFSYSIFLRGWSAKKLIDIKAINDYRERTLLRNSLESAYDYFITDHSNEKIGFYYPYFNGHDSSIEFVTLSSVFWKGLPAAARLRADKDENGLQKLIYEEVPLDSFFIKYDSDKIIYKKSMIPYDNIKQISFRYYGLLKSVMNSLTLSFDFFYDWQNEFIGKDKRLMPEIIEISILTEERGEEKYRINLKMGKNVMKNSKFSSNEF from the coding sequence TTGAATTTTGATTTTAAAGGACAGCGAACTAATGGTTTTAGTCTGGTAGAAGTTTTAATTTCTACCATTATTTTAAGTCTAATTGTGTTTATTGTGTCCTTTTCGTATTCGATTTTTCTTAGAGGCTGGTCAGCAAAAAAGCTTATTGATATAAAAGCCATTAATGATTATAGAGAGAGAACTCTTTTAAGAAATTCTTTAGAGTCAGCTTATGATTATTTTATAACCGATCATTCAAACGAAAAAATTGGTTTTTATTATCCCTATTTTAATGGGCATGATAGCTCAATCGAATTTGTAACTTTATCTTCTGTTTTTTGGAAAGGCCTTCCAGCGGCTGCTCGATTGAGGGCTGATAAAGATGAAAATGGTTTGCAAAAACTTATTTATGAAGAAGTTCCCCTTGACAGCTTTTTTATAAAATATGATTCAGATAAAATTATTTATAAAAAAAGTATGATTCCTTATGATAATATAAAACAGATTTCATTTAGATATTATGGCCTTTTAAAATCAGTTATGAACTCTCTAACTTTGAGTTTTGATTTTTTCTATGATTGGCAGAATGAATTTATCGGTAAAGACAAACGTCTGATGCCCGAAATTATTGAAATATCCATATTGACTGAAGAAAGAGGGGAAGAAAAATATAGGATTAACTTAAAGATGGGAAAAAATGTTATGAAAAATTCAAAGTTTAGCAGTAATGAATTCTGA
- a CDS encoding prepilin-type N-terminal cleavage/methylation domain-containing protein: protein MKFYDDGFTLIEVLIASLIIFSAISIGSLIYQSSVRAVIKINSHISIAEAIPSIVDLIKEDIVSGKDKGEGRFHTYISYLYTSKDIKKGKNILSGFDEISNSISYGRFNITLKEIKLKIIYNDKAFKREEYYTYKELLWKQGEFSFEF from the coding sequence TTGAAGTTTTATGATGATGGTTTTACGCTAATAGAAGTTTTGATAGCATCGCTTATTATATTTTCAGCTATTTCTATAGGTAGTCTTATTTATCAATCCTCAGTGAGAGCCGTTATAAAAATTAATTCGCACATTTCTATTGCTGAAGCTATTCCCTCCATCGTTGATTTAATAAAAGAAGATATAGTATCGGGAAAGGATAAAGGAGAAGGTAGGTTTCACACTTACATTTCGTATTTATATACCTCAAAAGATATTAAAAAAGGTAAAAATATTTTGAGTGGCTTTGACGAAATATCTAATTCCATTAGTTATGGTCGATTTAATATTACATTAAAGGAAATAAAATTAAAAATAATTTATAATGATAAGGCTTTCAAGCGAGAAGAATACTATACCTACAAAGAGCTTTTATGGAAACAAGGCGAATTTAGTTTTGAATTTTGA
- a CDS encoding type II secretion system protein, which produces MRFKSSGFTLIEILVVMVIFTLGASIVFPAIVRSYDKVCSHAEERRLTDILNEVKMRAFFRQTAYTLVGNGRNLKIKEKEIKINFKYIEFSNFALVFNGNGFPNKSSIEYKVQGKEKKIEVL; this is translated from the coding sequence ATGCGGTTTAAATCAAGTGGATTTACTTTAATAGAAATATTAGTTGTAATGGTTATCTTTACTTTAGGCGCATCAATAGTTTTTCCAGCTATTGTTCGAAGCTATGATAAAGTTTGTTCCCATGCTGAAGAGAGAAGATTAACTGATATTCTTAATGAAGTAAAAATGCGAGCTTTTTTTAGGCAGACAGCTTATACGCTTGTTGGTAATGGACGAAATCTTAAAATTAAAGAAAAAGAAATAAAAATAAATTTTAAATATATTGAATTTTCAAATTTTGCTTTAGTTTTTAATGGTAATGGATTTCCAAATAAATCTTCAATTGAATATAAAGTTCAAGGAAAAGAAAAAAAGATTGAAGTTTTATGA
- a CDS encoding type II secretion system F family protein, which produces MEYFFYRAYDNAGTLQEGKIPAISIDSAKFKIKELGFIPVKIDKINRKQEKLTEVFIFKKKPSLSDIELFFSKISILLKNGIKIDKALELSKKNIENKRLKKVVSEISDEVRKGTVLSIALEKHLDIFDPLYVSIVRIGEATGHLAGSFSEIANNLVFRRKINAKTKQAMIYPSIIFLVCVLSVLFILNFIVPKLSTLFEGMDSIPGYTQLLLSSSSFFRQYQIFIFMGIIFFVFLIIKFKEKKWFKKALDAVSLKIPIVNNLVIILENLHYSSSLAILLRRGVLLSDALDFAANSVGNIFFKKRLVNVKNEVRQGKKLSDAINKTNFIVSTFDGLIEVGEQSGKLAEIFGEMEDRLRLDYENAVLRLVTILEPLMIIIMGLIVGSIVVLMLLSMVSINDINF; this is translated from the coding sequence ATGGAATATTTTTTTTATCGAGCTTATGACAATGCAGGAACTCTTCAAGAAGGGAAAATACCTGCTATCAGCATAGATTCCGCTAAATTCAAAATAAAAGAACTTGGTTTTATACCAGTTAAGATAGACAAGATTAATCGAAAGCAGGAAAAACTAACTGAGGTTTTTATATTTAAAAAAAAACCAAGTCTTTCAGATATTGAATTATTTTTTTCAAAAATATCTATTCTTTTGAAAAACGGTATAAAGATTGACAAAGCCCTTGAACTTTCAAAAAAAAATATAGAGAATAAACGGCTTAAAAAAGTTGTATCTGAAATATCCGATGAGGTTAGGAAGGGTACCGTTTTGTCAATAGCTCTTGAAAAACATTTGGATATTTTTGATCCTTTATATGTTAGCATAGTTAGGATTGGTGAAGCTACAGGCCATTTAGCAGGATCGTTTTCAGAGATTGCGAATAATTTAGTTTTTAGAAGAAAGATAAATGCTAAAACAAAGCAAGCAATGATTTATCCTTCTATAATTTTTTTAGTATGCGTTCTTTCTGTTTTATTTATCCTAAATTTTATCGTTCCAAAGCTTTCTACTCTTTTTGAAGGCATGGATTCTATTCCAGGTTATACTCAGTTATTATTGTCATCAAGCAGTTTTTTCAGGCAATATCAGATTTTTATTTTTATGGGCATTATTTTTTTTGTTTTTTTGATTATAAAATTTAAGGAAAAAAAATGGTTTAAAAAAGCTTTAGATGCCGTTAGTTTGAAAATACCCATTGTTAATAATCTTGTAATTATATTAGAGAATTTACACTATTCATCTTCCCTTGCTATACTTTTAAGGAGAGGGGTTCTCTTGTCCGATGCCCTTGATTTTGCTGCTAACTCTGTTGGAAATATTTTTTTCAAGAAAAGACTTGTAAATGTAAAAAATGAGGTTAGACAGGGTAAAAAGTTAAGCGATGCGATTAATAAGACTAATTTTATAGTTAGCACCTTTGACGGCTTAATTGAAGTAGGGGAACAAAGTGGAAAACTTGCTGAAATATTCGGAGAAATGGAAGATAGATTGCGATTGGATTATGAAAATGCAGTTTTAAGACTTGTTACAATACTTGAGCCGCTAATGATAATAATCATGGGACTAATAGTTGGATCCATAGTAGTTCTTATGCTTTTGAGTATGGTTTCAATAAATGATATAAATTTTTAG
- a CDS encoding DUF3786 domain-containing protein, whose amino-acid sequence MSEDNYGKIVRNNLEQLYNKLPSSFESKLPCNRKENGNFIFTAFGEECEISPEGISLDGSFQWGALGIIISLYCLNACSEEALIEPLKAYKDLPNSAPYAGAFVSHTEKILVPYVEKIKNSKEKILKKFEGKSYSMGDFSFLVKPLPKISLCYIFYLPDDEFPASATCLFSNNVLSFLPIDGIADTGEYTSKKIVSLL is encoded by the coding sequence ATGAGCGAAGATAATTATGGAAAAATAGTTAGGAATAATTTAGAGCAACTTTACAATAAATTACCTTCTTCTTTTGAATCAAAATTACCGTGCAATAGAAAAGAAAATGGTAATTTTATTTTTACAGCATTTGGAGAAGAATGCGAAATAAGCCCTGAAGGCATATCTTTGGATGGTAGTTTTCAATGGGGAGCATTGGGAATTATTATTTCCCTTTATTGTCTTAATGCTTGTTCTGAAGAAGCATTAATTGAACCTTTGAAAGCTTATAAAGATTTGCCTAATAGTGCACCTTATGCTGGAGCATTTGTCAGCCATACTGAAAAAATTCTTGTTCCGTACGTGGAAAAAATAAAAAATTCTAAAGAAAAAATTTTAAAAAAATTTGAAGGAAAAAGTTATTCAATGGGGGATTTTTCTTTTTTGGTTAAGCCTCTTCCTAAAATTTCCCTTTGCTATATTTTTTATCTTCCTGACGATGAATTTCCAGCGTCAGCAACTTGTCTTTTTTCAAATAACGTTTTATCGTTTTTACCGATAGATGGAATCGCGGATACTGGAGAATACACATCAAAAAAGATAGTTTCTTTACTATAG
- a CDS encoding NAD(P)H-dependent oxidoreductase: MQILVFYYSKGGNTRKLAEAIAKGVKEVEGVDCVIKKASEVTNADFENSNGIIAGSPVYFGGMAAELKKVFDDCIGTRKKMEGKVGATFATSGDATGGKETTMMSIIQALLIYGMIIVGDPLSATGHYGVACVGAPDAKTEENAAKLGKRVAETAKKLFSCTCC; the protein is encoded by the coding sequence ATGCAAATTTTAGTTTTTTATTATTCGAAAGGCGGAAACACAAGAAAACTTGCTGAAGCTATTGCAAAAGGGGTAAAAGAAGTTGAAGGAGTTGATTGTGTGATAAAAAAAGCAAGTGAGGTTACAAATGCAGATTTTGAAAATAGCAACGGAATTATAGCGGGTTCTCCAGTTTATTTTGGAGGTATGGCTGCTGAACTTAAAAAAGTATTTGACGATTGTATAGGCACTCGTAAAAAAATGGAAGGCAAAGTTGGTGCTACTTTTGCTACTTCAGGGGATGCTACTGGCGGCAAAGAAACTACTATGATGTCTATTATTCAGGCATTATTGATTTATGGCATGATAATAGTTGGAGATCCTCTATCTGCTACAGGTCATTATGGAGTAGCCTGCGTTGGTGCTCCTGATGCTAAAACTGAAGAAAATGCCGCAAAGCTTGGTAAAAGAGTTGCTGAAACAGCGAAAAAACTTTTTTCTTGCACTTGTTGTTAA
- a CDS encoding type II toxin-antitoxin system HicA family toxin, protein MLNVPSMSSQTFIRILEKGGAMFVRQGSTDHAIYTRIFENKKYSAPVQMGKKSLDPIYCKRVFKQLKFTNKEIEELLFG, encoded by the coding sequence ATGCTTAATGTGCCTTCTATGTCAAGTCAGACGTTTATCAGAATTCTTGAGAAAGGCGGAGCTATGTTTGTTCGGCAAGGTTCAACTGATCACGCTATTTATACAAGAATATTTGAAAATAAGAAATATTCCGCTCCAGTTCAAATGGGAAAAAAGTCACTTGATCCAATTTATTGTAAGAGAGTTTTTAAACAGTTAAAATTTACCAATAAAGAAATTGAAGAATTATTATTTGGATAA
- a CDS encoding tryptophan synthase subunit alpha, with protein MDRISNRFEILKQKNEKALIGFVTAGDPDISASLSIIKEMCKSGIDILELGIPFSDPTADGPVIQRSSSRALKKGVTIKTVFDMAKDIRSVSDVPIILFSYYNPIHSIGAENFYNEAIKCGADGVLIVDLPPEESKELTDKWPANDLALIRLIAPTTPNDRMKYIADSASGFIYMVSKTGVTGSAGLETGSIKEQIELLKSFTTLPVCVGFGVSTPEDVKDIASFADGIVIGSAFERLIEENINASDISSIIGKRVSEYKMATKI; from the coding sequence ATGGATAGAATTTCTAATAGATTTGAAATATTGAAACAAAAAAATGAAAAAGCCCTTATAGGTTTTGTAACCGCTGGAGATCCAGATATTTCAGCTTCATTGAGCATAATAAAAGAAATGTGTAAATCCGGAATTGATATTTTAGAGCTTGGAATTCCATTCTCTGATCCAACAGCAGATGGCCCAGTTATACAGAGATCGTCATCAAGAGCTTTAAAAAAAGGTGTGACTATTAAAACTGTTTTTGATATGGCAAAGGATATCCGATCAGTATCAGATGTGCCAATTATATTATTCAGCTATTATAATCCTATTCATTCAATTGGAGCGGAAAATTTTTACAATGAAGCTATTAAATGTGGAGCAGATGGAGTATTAATAGTTGATCTTCCTCCTGAAGAGTCTAAGGAATTAACAGATAAATGGCCAGCAAATGATTTAGCTTTAATAAGACTTATAGCTCCCACTACGCCTAATGACCGTATGAAATATATAGCTGATTCAGCGTCAGGATTTATTTATATGGTTTCTAAGACAGGCGTTACAGGGAGTGCTGGCTTAGAGACGGGTTCTATAAAGGAACAGATTGAACTTTTGAAATCTTTTACTACGTTACCTGTTTGTGTAGGGTTCGGAGTATCAACCCCTGAAGATGTAAAAGATATTGCCTCTTTTGCGGATGGAATTGTTATAGGAAGCGCGTTTGAAAGATTAATAGAAGAAAATATAAATGCTTCAGATATTTCTTCAATAATCGGGAAAAGAGTATCTGAATATAAAATGGCGACAAAGATTTAA
- the trpB gene encoding tryptophan synthase subunit beta: MLPDSMGHFGLYGGRYIAETLMPAIIELEEAYTSICKTPEFKKELNALLSEYVGRPTPLFHAKRLSESINGAAIYLKREDLTHTGAHKINNTLGQALLAKWMGKKKVIAETGAGQHGVATATAAALFGMECRIFMGEEDIKRQAPNVKKMGLLGAKVIPVSSGTCTLKDAMNEAMRYWVGAVRDTFYIIGSVAGPHPYPVMVRDFQKIIGEETKEQILKMLGRLPDALIACVGGGSNAMGLFYPFIGDSSVELIGVEAAGIGIHTGKHAATLGCGSVGVLHGSKSYVLQDKYGQIHEAHSISAGLDYPGVGPEHSYLKDIKRAKYVSIEDNEALDAFGRLCKLEGIIPALESSHAVAQAIKEAPNRKGQVIVVNLSGRGDKDLGIIFSHLQSKGACE, from the coding sequence ATGCTCCCAGACTCAATGGGACATTTTGGATTATATGGGGGCAGATATATAGCTGAAACGCTTATGCCTGCAATCATTGAGCTTGAAGAAGCTTATACTTCAATATGCAAAACGCCAGAATTTAAAAAAGAACTTAATGCTCTTCTTTCCGAATATGTTGGAAGGCCAACCCCGCTTTTTCATGCTAAAAGATTGAGTGAATCCATTAATGGAGCGGCTATATATTTAAAAAGAGAAGATTTAACCCATACGGGAGCTCATAAAATTAATAATACTCTTGGACAGGCTTTGCTTGCAAAATGGATGGGTAAAAAAAAGGTAATTGCAGAAACAGGAGCAGGTCAGCATGGAGTTGCAACAGCTACAGCAGCAGCTTTATTCGGAATGGAATGTCGTATATTTATGGGAGAAGAAGATATAAAACGACAAGCGCCTAATGTTAAAAAAATGGGGCTGCTTGGAGCTAAAGTTATTCCTGTGTCTTCAGGGACATGCACTTTAAAAGATGCCATGAATGAGGCTATGCGTTATTGGGTAGGCGCTGTAAGGGATACTTTTTATATTATAGGTTCTGTTGCAGGCCCTCATCCTTACCCTGTTATGGTAAGAGATTTTCAAAAAATAATAGGTGAGGAAACTAAAGAGCAAATATTGAAAATGTTAGGCCGTCTTCCAGATGCGTTAATTGCCTGTGTTGGTGGTGGAAGTAATGCAATGGGGCTTTTTTATCCGTTTATTGGAGATTCATCCGTTGAATTAATCGGAGTTGAAGCAGCTGGTATTGGTATTCATACGGGTAAACATGCCGCTACATTAGGTTGCGGGTCAGTTGGAGTTTTACATGGTTCAAAATCCTATGTTTTGCAGGATAAATACGGACAGATTCATGAAGCGCATTCCATTTCTGCAGGTCTTGATTATCCTGGTGTAGGTCCTGAGCATTCATATTTAAAAGATATTAAACGCGCTAAATATGTTTCAATTGAAGATAATGAAGCTCTTGACGCATTTGGACGACTTTGTAAATTAGAAGGCATAATTCCTGCCCTTGAAAGCTCCCATGCTGTAGCGCAAGCTATCAAAGAGGCGCCTAATAGAAAAGGTCAGGTCATTGTCGTTAACTTATCCGGAAGAGGTGATAAAGACTTGGGAATTATTTTTTCCCATTTGCAATCAAAAGGAGCTTGTGAATAA